In the genome of Variibacter gotjawalensis, one region contains:
- the paaK gene encoding phenylacetate--CoA ligase PaaK, protein MLDKSSYAPYGLEPIETASRDEIAALQTERLAWSLKHAYDNVAYYRTKFDAAGVKPQDFKRLEDLAKFPFMAKADFRANYPFGLFAVPQEQIVRIHASSGTTGKPTVVGYTQKDIDTWSHLVARSIRAAGGRPGMKVHISYGYGLFTGGLGAHYGAEKLGCTVIPVSGGMTDRQVQLITDFKPEIIMVTPSYMLAILDEFKAKGIDPRESSLQIGIFGAEPWTNAMRGEIEQAFDMDAVDIYGLSEVMGPGVANECVETKDGLHLWEDHFYPEVIDPVTGRVLPDGEQGELVFTSLTKEGMPVIRYRTRDLTRLLPGTARSMRRMEKITGRSDDMMIVRGVNVFPTQIEEILLEIDTLAAHYQIVLTREGRLDEMEICVECRPEHAHEDIRNAAGAKLTQIVKDRIGVSARAVVKEPGGVERSGGKARRVIDNRPKA, encoded by the coding sequence ATGCTCGATAAATCGAGTTACGCGCCATACGGCCTGGAGCCGATCGAGACGGCTTCGCGCGACGAGATCGCGGCATTGCAGACGGAGCGGCTCGCCTGGTCGCTGAAGCATGCTTACGACAACGTTGCGTATTATCGGACGAAGTTCGACGCGGCGGGTGTGAAGCCGCAAGACTTCAAGCGGCTCGAAGACCTCGCGAAGTTTCCGTTCATGGCAAAAGCGGATTTTCGCGCCAACTATCCGTTCGGCTTGTTCGCGGTGCCGCAGGAGCAAATCGTCCGCATTCACGCCTCGTCCGGCACGACCGGCAAGCCGACCGTCGTCGGCTATACGCAGAAAGACATCGATACGTGGTCGCACCTCGTCGCGCGCTCGATCCGCGCGGCGGGCGGGCGTCCCGGCATGAAGGTGCATATTTCCTACGGTTACGGCCTGTTCACCGGTGGGCTTGGTGCGCACTACGGCGCGGAGAAACTCGGGTGCACCGTGATCCCGGTGTCGGGCGGCATGACGGATCGTCAGGTCCAGCTGATCACGGATTTCAAGCCCGAGATCATCATGGTGACGCCGAGCTACATGCTGGCGATCCTCGACGAGTTTAAGGCGAAGGGCATCGATCCGCGCGAGAGCTCTCTGCAAATCGGCATCTTCGGTGCCGAACCATGGACGAATGCGATGCGCGGCGAAATCGAACAGGCGTTCGATATGGATGCTGTCGACATCTACGGCCTCTCCGAAGTGATGGGGCCGGGTGTCGCCAACGAATGTGTCGAGACGAAGGATGGCCTGCATCTCTGGGAGGATCATTTCTATCCGGAGGTGATCGATCCGGTGACGGGCCGCGTGCTGCCGGACGGCGAGCAGGGCGAACTCGTCTTCACGTCGCTCACCAAGGAAGGCATGCCGGTGATCCGCTATCGCACGCGCGATCTCACGCGGTTGCTCCCCGGCACTGCGCGGTCGATGCGGCGCATGGAAAAAATCACAGGACGCTCGGACGACATGATGATCGTGCGCGGCGTCAACGTGTTCCCGACGCAGATCGAGGAGATACTACTCGAGATCGATACGCTGGCGGCGCATTACCAGATCGTGCTGACGCGCGAGGGGCGGCTCGACGAGATGGAGATCTGCGTCGAATGCCGGCCAGAACACGCGCATGAAGATATACGCAATGCCGCCGGTGCGAAGCTCACGCAGATCGTGAAGGACCGCATCGGCGTGTCCGCGCGCGCGGTCGTGAAAGAGCCCGGCGGTGTCGAGCGTTCCGGCGGCAAAGCGCGCCGCGTCATCGACAACCGGCCGAAGGCGTGA
- the paaE gene encoding 1,2-phenylacetyl-CoA epoxidase subunit PaaE, producing the protein MAIAFHKLTVSDVRRETPDAVSIAFAVPPDLADDYRFVPGQHLTLRRDVSGEDQRRSYSICTAEDEGELRIAVKQVDGGVFSTFANSTIKVGDTLDVMTPQGRFGVPHDAMAARTYLAVAAGSGITPVMSMMKTVLRNEPMSRFILIYGNRTAQTIIFKDALDDLKDKYLGRLVVHHVLSREPQEVPMLSGRIDGEKLSALVRASGPVAGIDHAFLCGPGALITESKAALEQLGLPTERIHIEYFSTDGMPVERRVVASQASDEVASATAAIMLDGAYQEVPMRAGESVMDAGIRAGLEMPYSCKGGMCCTCRAKVTEGEVEMDLNYSLEPWELEAGFVLTCQAHPKTSRIAVDFDAV; encoded by the coding sequence ATGGCCATCGCGTTTCACAAACTTACGGTGAGCGACGTGCGGCGGGAGACGCCGGACGCCGTGTCGATCGCGTTCGCTGTGCCGCCGGACCTCGCCGACGATTATCGCTTCGTGCCCGGCCAGCATCTCACGCTGCGTCGTGACGTTTCTGGTGAAGATCAGCGCCGGTCGTATTCGATCTGCACCGCCGAAGACGAAGGCGAACTCCGCATTGCGGTGAAGCAGGTCGACGGCGGAGTGTTTTCCACCTTCGCGAACAGCACGATCAAGGTCGGCGATACTCTCGACGTGATGACGCCGCAGGGTCGCTTCGGCGTGCCGCATGACGCGATGGCGGCGCGGACGTATCTCGCGGTCGCGGCCGGATCCGGCATCACGCCGGTGATGTCGATGATGAAGACCGTGCTGCGCAACGAGCCGATGAGCCGCTTTATCCTAATCTACGGCAATCGCACCGCGCAGACGATCATCTTCAAGGATGCGCTCGACGACCTCAAAGACAAGTATCTCGGCCGCCTCGTCGTGCATCATGTGCTTTCGCGTGAGCCGCAAGAAGTACCGATGCTGTCGGGGCGTATCGACGGCGAGAAGTTGTCCGCGCTGGTGCGCGCAAGCGGCCCGGTGGCAGGCATCGATCATGCCTTCCTATGCGGTCCCGGCGCGCTGATCACGGAAAGCAAAGCGGCGCTCGAGCAACTCGGTTTGCCGACCGAGCGCATTCACATCGAATACTTTTCGACCGATGGCATGCCGGTGGAGCGACGCGTTGTCGCGTCTCAGGCGTCGGACGAAGTCGCCAGCGCGACAGCTGCGATCATGCTCGACGGCGCTTACCAAGAAGTGCCGATGCGCGCGGGTGAGAGCGTGATGGATGCCGGCATCCGCGCCGGGCTCGAGATGCCGTACTCGTGCAAGGGCGGCATGTGCTGCACCTGCCGCGCCAAAGTAACGGAAGGCGAGGTCGAGATGGACCTCAACTATTCGCTGGAGCCGTGGGAATTGGAAGCGGGTTTCGTCCTGACGTGTCAGGCGCATCCGAAGACATCGCGCATCGCAGTGGACTTCGACGCCGTGTAG
- the paaD gene encoding 1,2-phenylacetyl-CoA epoxidase subunit PaaD — MSAAATITKLSDAALRERAWKVASEVTDPEIPVLTIADLGVLRDIKVEDGRVEVFITPTYSGCPAMNMIALNLETVLETAGMVRPRIHQVLSPAWTTDWMTDAGKSKLKDYGIAPPAGRAGRRALFGEDKVVCPQCGSDDTARISEFGSTSCKALWRCKACAEPFDYFKCI, encoded by the coding sequence GTGAGCGCGGCCGCGACCATCACGAAGCTATCGGACGCAGCATTGCGCGAACGCGCATGGAAGGTCGCGTCGGAAGTCACCGATCCGGAAATCCCAGTTCTCACCATCGCCGATCTTGGCGTGCTGCGCGACATCAAGGTCGAAGATGGCCGCGTCGAAGTCTTCATCACGCCGACCTATTCGGGATGCCCAGCGATGAACATGATCGCGCTCAATCTCGAAACGGTGCTTGAGACAGCCGGCATGGTCCGGCCGCGTATTCATCAAGTCTTGTCGCCGGCTTGGACGACGGACTGGATGACGGACGCTGGCAAATCGAAACTGAAGGATTACGGGATCGCTCCGCCGGCCGGGCGTGCAGGACGCCGTGCATTGTTTGGCGAAGACAAAGTCGTCTGCCCGCAATGCGGCTCCGACGATACGGCGCGCATTTCCGAATTCGGCTCGACGTCATGCAAGGCGCTGTGGCGTTGTAAGGCGTGCGCCGAGCCGTTCGATTATTTCAAGTGCATCTGA
- the paaC gene encoding 1,2-phenylacetyl-CoA epoxidase subunit PaaC, translating into MQPLFDYTLRLADNALVLGHRLSEWIGHAPVLEEELALGNMGLDLIGQARSLYAYAGEIEGKGRDEDALAYLRDAVSYRNILLVEQPNGDFAATMMRQLMYAAFAYPFTTALAKSKDATLAAVAAKAEKEMAYHVRHSAEWIIRLGDGTEESHARTQAAADELWPFVGEMFEVDGVERELIAAGIAADPVPLKAEWERTLTRVLDEATIARPRDGWMQTGGRAGRHTEHLGHLLADLQYLQRAHPGATW; encoded by the coding sequence GTGCAACCGCTCTTCGACTATACGCTCCGTCTTGCCGACAATGCGCTGGTGCTCGGGCATCGCCTGTCGGAATGGATCGGCCATGCGCCGGTGCTCGAAGAGGAACTCGCGCTCGGCAATATGGGGCTCGATCTGATCGGGCAAGCGCGGTCGCTCTACGCGTATGCGGGCGAGATCGAGGGCAAAGGTCGCGACGAGGATGCGCTCGCGTATCTCCGCGATGCTGTCTCTTACCGTAACATTCTGCTTGTCGAACAGCCGAACGGCGATTTCGCCGCGACGATGATGCGGCAGCTGATGTATGCGGCGTTTGCGTATCCGTTCACCACGGCGCTTGCGAAATCGAAGGACGCGACGCTTGCCGCGGTCGCGGCGAAGGCCGAGAAGGAAATGGCGTATCACGTGCGTCATTCCGCCGAATGGATCATCCGGCTCGGCGACGGCACCGAAGAATCGCACGCGCGCACGCAGGCCGCGGCGGACGAACTCTGGCCGTTCGTCGGGGAGATGTTCGAAGTCGATGGTGTCGAGCGTGAATTGATAGCGGCCGGCATCGCGGCCGATCCCGTACCGCTGAAGGCCGAATGGGAGCGCACGCTGACGCGCGTTCTCGACGAGGCAACGATCGCGCGGCCGCGTGACGGCTGGATGCAGACCGGCGGGCGCGCCGGCCGGCACACCGAACATCTCGGTCATCTGCTGGCCGATCTGCAATATCTGCAGCGCGCGCATCCGGGAGCAACCTGGTGA
- the paaB gene encoding 1,2-phenylacetyl-CoA epoxidase subunit PaaB, whose amino-acid sequence MTEKNWPLWEVFIRTRNGLAHRHVGSVHAVDATMALQNARDVYTRRGEGLSVWVVPSNAITASDPADKDMMFEPTASKIYRHPTFYEVPDDVGHM is encoded by the coding sequence ATGACCGAGAAGAATTGGCCGCTCTGGGAAGTGTTCATCCGCACGCGTAACGGATTGGCGCACCGCCATGTCGGCAGCGTCCATGCGGTCGATGCGACGATGGCGCTGCAGAATGCGCGTGATGTTTACACAAGGCGTGGCGAAGGCTTGTCGGTTTGGGTCGTGCCGTCGAATGCGATCACGGCGTCGGACCCGGCCGACAAGGACATGATGTTCGAGCCGACCGCATCGAAGATCTATCGGCACCCGACGTTTTACGAGGTGCCGGACGACGTCGGGCATATGTGA